In Alkalihalobacillus sp. TS-13, the following are encoded in one genomic region:
- the prpE gene encoding bis(5'-nucleosyl)-tetraphosphatase PrpE — translation MKFDVIGDIHGCYTELIRLIEELDYTKDTRGEYHHQENRKLVFLGDLTDRGPESIKVIRLVFHLVKQGIALYSPGNHCDKLYRFFQGRDVQIRHGLETTVAEFKDLEQKEKVEISSMFKNLFEEAPLYLQLDEKKLIVAHAGIREDYIGQTHKRVKTFVLYGDITGEKHENGMPVRRDWAQNYQGDRIIVYGHTPVPEPRRVGNTINIDTGCVFGGALTAYRYPEDRTISVPSSMPYVAEKFRTFVD, via the coding sequence ATGAAATTTGATGTAATCGGAGATATCCATGGTTGCTATACCGAACTCATTCGACTGATCGAAGAATTGGATTATACAAAGGATACACGCGGAGAATACCACCACCAGGAGAACCGTAAGCTTGTTTTCCTTGGTGATTTGACCGACCGTGGACCTGAATCGATAAAAGTGATCAGACTCGTATTCCACCTTGTAAAACAAGGCATTGCTCTCTATTCACCCGGAAATCATTGCGATAAGCTTTATCGTTTTTTTCAAGGAAGGGATGTCCAGATCAGACATGGTCTTGAGACCACGGTTGCTGAATTCAAGGATTTGGAACAGAAAGAAAAAGTAGAGATTTCAAGCATGTTCAAGAACCTGTTTGAGGAAGCTCCGCTCTACCTTCAGCTTGATGAGAAAAAACTGATTGTCGCCCATGCAGGGATCAGGGAGGATTATATCGGACAAACACATAAACGGGTCAAGACTTTTGTTTTATATGGTGATATAACTGGAGAAAAACATGAGAATGGGATGCCTGTCCGCAGAGACTGGGCTCAAAACTATCAGGGTGATCGAATCATCGTGTACGGCCATACTCCGGTCCCGGAACCAAGACGTGTCGGAAATACGATTAACATCGACACTGGATGTGTGTTCGGTGGTGCACTCACTGCCTATCGATATCCAGAGGACCGGACGATTTCTGTACCATCCTCGATGCCATATGTGGCGGAAAAATTCAGAACGTTTGTTGATTGA
- a CDS encoding FtsW/RodA/SpoVE family cell cycle protein: protein MTNQERETPFQQIDYNLLFILFLLICSSCIAIYSAVGQYEGNFVVKQLVWYAVGFGAIAVVMILDFDQFLKLSWYIYGFGIFLLLGIVFIPLVDPNAGTKEALVPYINGAQSWYRYGGIAFQPSELMKVALIISIANAITLHNEKYSDRSMREDFLLLGKIILISLPPVILVMLQPDLGTTLVFFAIIASLLLVSGIRWRIILLLIFSSTLFVASLVLIYMYNPEFLIEYILHDEYQLNRFYGWLQPYEFEQGFGFQLVKSLLAIGSGQLYGKGFGEGNVYFPEAQTDFIFSVIGEEFGFMGTSFVISLFFLLVYRIIHAALESNDPFGSYLCAGVIGMITFQVFQNIGMVIGLLPITGIPLPFISYGGSSILASMIAIGLVLNVRSRTRKFMFD from the coding sequence ATGACGAACCAAGAGAGAGAAACACCTTTTCAACAAATCGATTATAACTTACTTTTTATTTTATTTCTTTTAATCTGTTCAAGTTGTATTGCGATATATAGTGCAGTTGGACAATATGAAGGGAACTTTGTAGTAAAGCAGTTGGTATGGTATGCCGTTGGTTTCGGTGCGATTGCAGTCGTCATGATCCTTGATTTTGATCAGTTCTTGAAGCTTTCGTGGTACATATATGGTTTTGGAATATTCCTATTACTTGGAATCGTGTTCATCCCTTTAGTGGACCCGAATGCGGGTACGAAAGAAGCACTTGTCCCATACATCAATGGGGCTCAGAGCTGGTATAGGTATGGCGGGATCGCTTTTCAACCATCGGAATTGATGAAAGTTGCCTTGATTATTTCAATTGCGAATGCCATTACTCTTCATAATGAAAAGTATTCGGATCGTTCGATGCGGGAAGATTTTTTGTTGCTCGGAAAAATCATTTTGATATCTCTTCCGCCAGTAATTTTGGTCATGCTTCAGCCTGACCTCGGAACGACACTCGTATTTTTTGCGATCATAGCAAGTCTTTTATTAGTTTCTGGTATACGATGGCGAATTATCCTTCTCTTGATATTTAGTTCAACACTTTTCGTTGCCAGTCTCGTTCTCATTTACATGTATAACCCAGAGTTTTTAATCGAGTATATCCTCCATGATGAGTATCAGCTGAATCGTTTTTATGGCTGGTTGCAGCCTTACGAATTTGAACAGGGCTTTGGTTTCCAGCTTGTAAAATCGTTATTGGCTATCGGATCAGGTCAATTATACGGTAAAGGATTCGGAGAAGGGAATGTCTATTTCCCTGAAGCGCAGACTGACTTCATTTTTTCTGTCATCGGTGAAGAATTCGGTTTCATGGGAACAAGTTTCGTGATTTCCCTCTTCTTCTTATTGGTTTATCGGATCATCCATGCTGCACTTGAAAGCAATGATCCGTTTGGCAGCTATTTATGTGCTGGTGTAATCGGTATGATCACATTCCAAGTCTTCCAGAATATCGGAATGGTCATAGGGCTGCTTCCGATCACAGGAATCCCCCTACCTTTCATCAGTTATGGCGGAAGTTCAATATTGGCAAGTATGATTGCAATCGGACTTGTCCTTAACGTCCGATCAAGGACAAGAAAATTTATGTTCGATTAA
- the mgtE gene encoding magnesium transporter, producing MEQEEYYEFQYVIDALKNDDIDIFRENFLDMHPYDQTRLFSVLEEKERMRLYGYLSPEEMADIFEKIDLEDTKGYLFEMEPFYAAKMLGDMYADDAVDVLNDLEAEQLASYLTIMDNEAAQEIKELLHYEEKTAGSIMTTEFVAIRANQSVTQAMEILRKEAPDAETIYYVFVVDENKKLVGVISLRDLIIAEEDTLVNEVMNERVVAISVGEDQEEAARMMKDYDFLALPVVDFQNHLLGIITVDDIVDVIDEEASEDYSKLAAVSDMDSADRSPMQAAKRRLPWLIILLFLGMITASLIGQFEETLNQVAILAVFIPLIAGMAGNTGTQALAVAVRGIATGDTDKQDVRSLILREAGTGLITGASCGSVITIVVYLWQNSIYLGLLVGASILLTLIVATLAGALIPLLMHKMKIDPAVASGPFITTINDIISVLIYFGLATTFINYFT from the coding sequence ATGGAACAAGAAGAATACTATGAATTCCAATATGTAATCGATGCGTTGAAAAACGATGATATCGATATATTTAGGGAAAATTTCTTAGACATGCACCCTTATGATCAAACACGTCTTTTCTCCGTATTGGAAGAAAAGGAAAGGATGCGTCTATATGGGTATCTTTCACCTGAAGAAATGGCAGATATTTTCGAGAAGATCGATCTTGAAGATACAAAAGGCTATTTGTTTGAAATGGAGCCTTTCTATGCTGCAAAAATGCTTGGGGATATGTACGCCGATGATGCCGTCGACGTATTGAATGATTTAGAAGCTGAGCAGTTGGCTAGTTATTTGACGATCATGGATAATGAGGCTGCTCAGGAGATCAAAGAGCTTCTACATTATGAAGAAAAAACTGCCGGAAGTATCATGACCACTGAATTTGTGGCGATCCGTGCTAATCAGAGCGTGACTCAGGCGATGGAGATCTTGAGGAAGGAAGCTCCGGATGCGGAAACGATCTATTATGTGTTTGTGGTGGATGAAAATAAAAAACTGGTCGGTGTCATATCTTTAAGAGACTTGATCATTGCTGAAGAAGATACTCTCGTGAATGAAGTGATGAATGAAAGAGTCGTTGCGATTTCTGTAGGGGAAGATCAGGAAGAAGCGGCACGGATGATGAAGGACTATGACTTCCTTGCTTTGCCTGTTGTCGATTTTCAAAATCATCTTCTTGGGATTATCACAGTCGATGATATTGTCGATGTCATTGATGAAGAAGCATCTGAAGACTACTCGAAATTAGCCGCAGTTTCCGATATGGATTCTGCTGACAGGAGTCCGATGCAAGCAGCAAAGCGAAGACTTCCGTGGCTGATCATCTTATTATTCCTTGGTATGATCACTGCAAGCTTAATCGGCCAGTTCGAAGAAACGTTGAATCAGGTTGCTATTTTAGCCGTATTCATTCCATTGATTGCTGGAATGGCAGGGAACACAGGTACCCAGGCGTTAGCGGTAGCCGTAAGGGGGATTGCAACCGGGGATACAGATAAACAGGATGTGCGAAGTCTCATACTAAGGGAAGCAGGAACCGGATTGATCACTGGAGCATCCTGCGGATCGGTTATCACGATTGTCGTCTATTTATGGCAGAATTCCATTTACTTAGGGTTATTGGTCGGTGCATCGATTTTGCTCACCTTGATTGTCGCTACCTTAGCGGGAGCTTTGATCCCTTTACTTATGCATAAAATGAAAATTGATCCTGCGGTAGCTTCAGGTCCTTTTATTACAACGATCAATGATATCATCAGCGTGTTGATCTATTTCGGCCTTGCTACGACATTCATTAATTATTTTACGTAA
- a CDS encoding monovalent cation:proton antiporter family protein: protein MEEHVSFTSLIVVIVTAFLTPILLKKLRLSIIPVVVAEIIAGLIIGKTGFNLVQPDEWITILSSLGFIFLMFLSGLEIDFSVFSNNKNRVTLPSGKLEPNRFLVSTIVFVFILVLSFVLSWLLVFMGFTNNAFFMCLVISTISLGVVVPTLKETGIMKSGIGQIILIVTVIADLVTMILLAVFVSLYEGGGNMWLLLLLFCAGILLYFIGKFFKQSTFFETLSTGTVQIGMRAVFALIILLVGLSEQVGAESILGAFLAGVLVSLLAPNREMVRQLDSFGYGFLIPIFFVMVGVELDLWALFSDPRIVILIPLLFLALLISKLVPALYLKKWYDWNTIIGSGFILTATLSLVVAAAKIGERIGVIDNQMSSALILLAVITCIVTPIVFKKVFPLKQVASKTKKVNVIGANQLTLRLPLELDENMFNTTLYHTKQEKLEESIGTHFEVNEVDDYEIERLLHDDVFNTDVLVVTTGNDSINAKIASYAKESGIERVITRIETSTLSSELKMKDIEVFSSLLSAKTILRSMIETPDVAKLIIGQDNRLFQVNVQNVKYVGTMLRNFPFMGNAIIIRIFRGNESIVPHGDTELQMHDHLIVTGSNESIQELRNVLS, encoded by the coding sequence ATGGAAGAGCATGTATCATTCACTTCACTCATCGTTGTCATAGTAACTGCTTTTCTCACACCGATTCTATTGAAAAAATTGAGGCTATCGATCATTCCTGTGGTTGTTGCTGAAATCATAGCCGGACTGATCATCGGGAAAACAGGTTTCAATTTGGTACAGCCAGATGAATGGATTACTATTTTATCTAGCCTCGGCTTTATATTTCTCATGTTCTTAAGTGGGCTTGAAATTGATTTCAGCGTCTTTTCCAATAATAAAAATAGGGTGACATTGCCTTCAGGGAAGCTGGAACCGAACCGTTTTCTCGTTTCGACCATTGTATTCGTGTTCATACTGGTTCTTTCCTTTGTATTATCATGGTTGTTAGTATTTATGGGCTTTACAAACAACGCCTTTTTCATGTGTCTGGTCATTTCGACGATCTCACTAGGGGTGGTCGTTCCGACATTGAAAGAAACAGGAATCATGAAATCAGGGATTGGTCAAATCATCCTGATCGTTACGGTCATTGCGGATCTTGTGACGATGATCTTGTTAGCTGTCTTTGTATCTCTATATGAAGGCGGCGGCAACATGTGGCTGTTGTTATTGTTATTCTGTGCAGGCATCCTGCTCTATTTCATCGGTAAATTCTTTAAGCAGAGCACCTTTTTCGAAACATTATCAACAGGTACTGTACAGATTGGTATGAGAGCGGTGTTTGCCCTCATCATCCTTCTCGTAGGATTATCAGAACAAGTTGGAGCTGAAAGTATCCTCGGCGCATTCCTTGCGGGCGTGCTCGTATCCTTGCTGGCACCTAATCGTGAAATGGTCCGGCAATTGGATTCATTCGGTTACGGCTTCCTTATTCCGATTTTCTTCGTCATGGTCGGGGTGGAGCTGGATCTGTGGGCGTTATTCAGTGATCCGAGGATCGTTATTCTGATTCCACTTCTATTCCTGGCTCTTTTGATTTCAAAGCTGGTACCCGCTCTTTATTTGAAAAAGTGGTATGACTGGAATACAATCATCGGTTCAGGCTTTATACTGACAGCCACGTTGTCCTTAGTCGTTGCAGCGGCTAAGATCGGAGAGCGGATCGGTGTCATCGATAATCAGATGTCCTCAGCACTGATCTTACTTGCAGTGATTACGTGTATCGTTACACCGATTGTGTTTAAAAAAGTCTTTCCTCTTAAACAGGTAGCTTCTAAGACAAAAAAAGTCAACGTTATTGGGGCGAACCAATTGACGTTAAGGCTACCATTAGAGCTTGATGAGAATATGTTCAATACGACTCTATACCATACAAAACAAGAAAAACTAGAGGAAAGTATAGGAACCCATTTTGAAGTGAATGAAGTGGATGACTATGAAATTGAAAGGTTGTTACATGACGATGTATTCAATACGGATGTTTTGGTCGTCACGACAGGAAATGATTCAATCAATGCAAAAATCGCTTCCTACGCAAAAGAAAGTGGGATTGAACGTGTTATCACGAGGATTGAAACATCAACACTAAGTTCCGAGCTGAAAATGAAAGACATAGAAGTATTTTCATCCTTGTTATCAGCTAAGACCATATTAAGATCGATGATTGAAACACCAGATGTCGCTAAACTGATCATCGGTCAAGACAATCGCTTATTTCAAGTGAATGTACAAAACGTGAAGTATGTTGGAACGATGCTTCGGAATTTCCCGTTCATGGGCAATGCAATTATCATCCGGATTTTCAGAGGAAATGAATCCATTGTCCCACATGGTGATACCGAACTGCAAATGCATGATCATCTTATTGTGACAGGAAGTAATGAAAGCATCCAAGAATTGCGCAATGTATTATCCTAA
- the fabI gene encoding enoyl-ACP reductase FabI — MNLSLENRTYVIMGVANKRSIAWGIARSLSNAGARLVFTYAGERFEKGVRDLAESLERKDSLVIPCDVTDDEQIKGAFARIKEEVGVIHGLAHCIAFAKVEELKGEYLNTTRDGFLLAHNISSYSLTAVAKEARELMTEGGSIVTMTYLGGERVVSNYNVMGVAKASLDASVKYLANDLGKDGIRVNAISAGPIRTLAAKGVGDFNSILKDIEERAPLRRTTTTEEVGDTALYLMSDLSRGLTGEILHIDSGFHLLAR, encoded by the coding sequence ATGAATTTATCATTGGAAAACCGTACATATGTGATCATGGGAGTAGCGAATAAGAGGAGTATTGCATGGGGAATTGCGCGTTCTTTGAGTAACGCAGGAGCGCGCTTAGTATTTACGTACGCTGGAGAACGCTTCGAGAAGGGTGTGCGTGATCTTGCGGAGTCACTTGAGCGTAAAGACTCGCTCGTCATTCCTTGTGATGTTACGGATGATGAACAAATCAAAGGCGCGTTCGCAAGGATCAAAGAAGAAGTCGGTGTCATCCACGGATTGGCTCATTGTATTGCGTTTGCAAAAGTGGAAGAACTTAAAGGTGAATACTTGAACACGACAAGAGATGGGTTCCTTCTTGCTCATAATATCAGCTCATACTCGTTAACTGCAGTGGCAAAGGAAGCCCGCGAACTAATGACAGAAGGCGGTTCTATTGTAACAATGACGTACCTTGGTGGTGAACGCGTCGTTTCCAACTATAATGTAATGGGTGTAGCAAAAGCTTCTCTTGATGCAAGTGTGAAATACCTTGCCAATGATTTAGGGAAAGATGGCATCCGTGTCAATGCGATTTCTGCAGGGCCGATACGTACACTTGCTGCCAAAGGAGTAGGCGACTTCAACAGCATCCTGAAAGATATTGAAGAGAGAGCACCATTACGACGCACCACAACGACAGAAGAAGTCGGAGATACAGCATTATACTTGATGAGCGATCTCTCCCGAGGGTTGACCGGAGAAATCCTCCATATCGATAGTGGTTTCCATCTATTAGCACGATAA
- a CDS encoding PIG-L deacetylase family protein, whose protein sequence is MIGNGNERILVIAPHADDEVLGCGGLIDKARKYENEVKVLIGSVGDIHFQHKDDGIIHSETRRMELKEALAHLGCNDYEILFEDKESAMDTIPMNQIVSKLDQVLRKMEPTIVFIPYPSYHQDHQVLFQASMASLRPIPNRNPKLIAMYEYPMIVWQYPKVNDVGELYLDITDSIDRKVEAFCKHQSQIRSPDHLISPENIKRWAAKRGMETGVGYAEKYHLIRAQLF, encoded by the coding sequence GTGATTGGTAATGGAAATGAACGGATCTTAGTGATTGCTCCACACGCCGATGATGAGGTGCTGGGGTGTGGGGGGCTCATTGATAAAGCAAGGAAATACGAGAATGAAGTAAAAGTGCTCATCGGGTCAGTTGGAGATATCCATTTCCAACATAAGGACGATGGCATCATTCATTCTGAAACTAGAAGAATGGAATTGAAAGAAGCGCTTGCACATTTAGGCTGCAATGATTATGAAATACTTTTTGAGGATAAAGAAAGTGCGATGGATACGATTCCGATGAATCAGATCGTGTCCAAATTGGATCAGGTTCTCAGAAAGATGGAACCGACGATAGTATTCATCCCATATCCGAGCTATCACCAGGACCACCAAGTCTTGTTTCAAGCTTCTATGGCCAGTTTAAGACCGATTCCAAATCGAAACCCGAAACTGATTGCAATGTATGAATATCCTATGATCGTCTGGCAATACCCGAAGGTCAATGATGTCGGCGAACTTTATCTTGATATCACTGATTCCATCGATCGAAAAGTAGAAGCATTCTGTAAACATCAATCGCAAATCCGCTCACCGGACCACTTGATTTCACCAGAGAATATCAAGAGATGGGCTGCGAAAAGAGGAATGGAAACAGGGGTTGGGTATGCCGAAAAATATCACCTCATTCGTGCACAACTGTTTTAA
- a CDS encoding NAD-dependent epimerase/dehydratase family protein, translating into MAVKVLITGGCGFIGSHISELLASKGYEVVVVDNLCTGNYCSSAYPISYYELDYISPKIKEVFEKERPDYVIHLAAQVDINTSMENPVYDAEVNLLGTVKLLQICRIYNVKRFIFASTSAVYGDLGLKTADELSPLNPISFYGISKLASEMYIKQFNEQFQLPYTIFRYSNVFGLRQRSDNEGGVIPIFVKHLSSGTIPLIYGDGKQTRDFIHVNDVARANLLAIEKEIDDVMNISSMTATTINHLYNLIVKYFETGVEPVYIHRRQGDILFSRLDNSKAEKLLGWKPHYQVDEGIREMIQAVTVNIKEGNDI; encoded by the coding sequence ATGGCAGTGAAGGTATTAATAACGGGTGGGTGTGGATTCATCGGCTCTCATATTTCTGAATTACTGGCAAGCAAAGGATATGAAGTAGTGGTAGTGGATAACTTGTGTACGGGAAACTACTGTTCATCTGCTTATCCGATCAGCTATTACGAGTTGGATTATATATCCCCAAAAATAAAAGAGGTGTTTGAAAAAGAAAGACCTGATTATGTAATCCATCTAGCCGCTCAAGTGGATATAAATACGTCGATGGAAAATCCAGTTTATGATGCTGAAGTCAACCTCTTGGGTACGGTAAAGTTATTGCAGATATGCCGTATCTATAACGTAAAAAGATTCATATTTGCATCCACTTCCGCAGTATATGGCGATCTTGGACTAAAAACAGCTGATGAGCTTTCACCGCTCAATCCAATTTCCTTTTATGGCATTTCAAAACTAGCTTCAGAGATGTATATCAAGCAATTCAACGAGCAGTTTCAACTTCCATACACGATTTTCAGGTATTCCAACGTTTTTGGGCTTCGGCAACGATCGGATAATGAAGGGGGCGTCATACCGATTTTTGTAAAACATTTGTCTTCCGGAACAATCCCGCTGATTTATGGGGACGGAAAACAAACAAGGGATTTTATTCACGTTAATGATGTTGCCAGGGCAAATTTATTAGCAATTGAAAAGGAAATTGATGATGTTATGAATATAAGCAGTATGACTGCTACAACTATCAATCATTTATACAATCTGATTGTAAAGTATTTCGAAACTGGAGTAGAACCTGTTTATATTCACCGGAGGCAAGGAGATATTTTATTCAGCAGACTTGACAATAGCAAGGCTGAAAAATTGTTAGGATGGAAGCCTCATTATCAGGTGGATGAAGGAATCCGTGAAATGATTCAGGCTGTTACGGTAAACATCAAGGAGGGTAACGACATATGA
- a CDS encoding bifunctional 2-polyprenyl-6-hydroxyphenol methylase/3-demethylubiquinol 3-O-methyltransferase UbiG — protein sequence MRNFSKRPVSRQFGFDRGQPIDRYFIEKFIEKNQHLIKGKVLEIGENRYTSLFGKEIDSVDILDIDLYPGVTIKGNLETGENVPDGEFDCFILTQVIHIIYDFKEALKNAMKTLKPGGVLLVTFPGVSQSCKTREYGDYWRFTGMALYRCFSEIDTAGDTRIESHGNLGIAQAFLEGRAVHEIPKSLLAFNDPHYEVVHTVAVTKKNPHPQINGEET from the coding sequence ATGAGAAATTTTTCGAAAAGGCCAGTCAGCCGTCAATTTGGGTTTGATCGGGGACAACCAATCGATCGGTATTTCATTGAAAAGTTTATAGAAAAAAATCAACATTTGATTAAAGGAAAAGTCCTGGAAATTGGAGAAAACCGGTACACCTCGTTATTTGGAAAAGAAATTGATAGTGTCGATATCCTTGACATCGATCTATACCCAGGGGTGACGATCAAAGGTAATCTTGAAACAGGTGAAAATGTACCTGATGGTGAATTTGATTGTTTCATCCTGACACAGGTCATCCACATCATTTATGATTTTAAGGAAGCACTGAAAAACGCCATGAAGACGTTGAAACCTGGTGGGGTTCTTCTAGTTACTTTTCCAGGAGTCAGTCAGAGCTGTAAGACGAGAGAGTATGGTGACTATTGGCGTTTTACTGGAATGGCGCTGTATAGATGTTTTTCAGAAATCGATACGGCCGGGGATACACGGATAGAGAGCCATGGGAATCTAGGAATCGCGCAGGCCTTCCTAGAGGGAAGAGCAGTTCATGAAATTCCTAAGAGTTTATTAGCTTTTAATGATCCACACTATGAAGTCGTCCATACGGTTGCTGTAACCAAAAAGAATCCACATCCTCAAATAAATGGTGAAGAAACATGA
- a CDS encoding glycosyltransferase family 2 protein: MNKSEVTILTASYNPGSYLRTAVDSVCKQTYKEWRHIIVDDASEDDSLSLIEDHLNDSRVTVIRNEQNLGQAKSQNIGLSHVQTPFILMLDSDDWLFDYTLEKLLNAANQVSEDVALICGKKRVVFDYGRKILGKYQDTWGRSFLDRYDFLLSNFVPYPRFYRTSALRKVGGWPTDDPYEGRYLEDRRMDVRLIEHYKIHWIDEVLYNYRKHADSLTNHFDPINEMIEWNIRDALKRWGNLYEPVFEMENGTKVLKKLVPKSI; the protein is encoded by the coding sequence ATGAATAAAAGTGAAGTGACGATCCTAACGGCTTCTTACAATCCAGGGAGTTATTTGCGTACTGCAGTTGACAGTGTCTGTAAACAGACCTATAAGGAATGGAGGCATATCATCGTGGATGATGCATCTGAGGATGACAGCCTGTCTTTAATAGAAGACCATTTGAATGATTCTCGGGTGACCGTGATCAGGAATGAACAGAATTTAGGCCAAGCGAAATCTCAGAACATAGGTCTCTCACATGTTCAAACCCCATTCATTTTAATGCTGGATAGTGATGATTGGTTATTTGACTATACGCTTGAAAAGCTATTAAACGCAGCGAACCAAGTATCGGAAGATGTAGCGCTCATTTGTGGGAAAAAACGAGTGGTTTTTGATTATGGAAGGAAGATTCTAGGAAAATACCAGGATACATGGGGAAGGTCTTTTTTAGATCGTTATGACTTCTTACTATCAAACTTTGTTCCTTATCCAAGGTTTTATCGGACTTCAGCTCTCAGGAAGGTAGGAGGGTGGCCGACAGATGACCCATATGAAGGACGTTATCTTGAAGATCGGAGAATGGATGTACGTTTGATCGAACATTACAAAATCCACTGGATTGACGAGGTTCTCTATAACTATCGAAAACATGCAGATAGTTTAACCAATCATTTTGATCCTATTAATGAAATGATCGAGTGGAACATACGAGATGCGTTAAAGCGATGGGGAAATTTATATGAACCTGTCTTTGAAATGGAAAATGGGACAAAAGTTTTAAAAAAACTTGTGCCTAAATCTATTTAG
- a CDS encoding glycosyltransferase family 2 protein codes for MRTDVTVLIPFYNPGKRFITDALKSVFEQTYQKWRIVLVNDASTDDSVECLEEFLGDPRVKLITHGINRGQSHAQNTGLQVIDTPYIIKLDSDDWFFPDTIEKMIEVMKRLPRDVALLWGKKTDIYEDREGNTCLKVPRKEGASYSDKYEFLLSNDVPFPRFYRTEALKTVGGWPTDDPWDGRVMEDRRIDVRLIERYKIHWMDEMLYNYRQHPFNATKKLDLYNEVFEWHIYDTLRRWGNEYEPEFKFRCGWKQLAALHPKEKRKSLFD; via the coding sequence ATGAGAACAGATGTTACGGTCTTGATTCCTTTTTATAATCCGGGAAAACGATTCATTACTGATGCATTAAAGAGTGTATTCGAGCAAACATATCAAAAATGGAGGATCGTTTTAGTGAACGATGCATCTACGGATGATTCAGTCGAATGTTTGGAAGAATTTCTCGGTGATCCCAGAGTGAAGCTCATTACTCATGGGATTAATAGGGGCCAATCACATGCTCAGAATACAGGACTCCAGGTCATAGACACCCCCTACATCATCAAACTTGATAGTGATGATTGGTTTTTCCCCGATACAATTGAAAAGATGATAGAGGTGATGAAACGCTTACCGCGGGATGTTGCTCTCTTATGGGGGAAGAAAACAGATATTTATGAAGACCGGGAAGGGAATACGTGTCTGAAGGTGCCAAGGAAAGAGGGGGCATCCTATTCAGATAAATATGAATTCCTCCTATCGAATGATGTTCCGTTTCCAAGGTTTTATCGGACAGAAGCATTGAAAACGGTAGGAGGTTGGCCGACTGACGATCCGTGGGATGGACGGGTGATGGAAGACAGGCGGATTGATGTCAGGTTGATTGAACGATACAAGATCCATTGGATGGACGAAATGCTATACAATTACCGACAGCATCCATTTAACGCAACCAAAAAGCTCGATCTCTACAATGAAGTATTCGAATGGCATATATATGATACGTTGCGAAGGTGGGGAAACGAGTATGAACCTGAGTTCAAATTCCGATGCGGGTGGAAACAACTCGCTGCTCTTCATCCAAAAGAAAAAAGGAAAAGTTTATTCGATTGA